From Medicago truncatula cultivar Jemalong A17 chromosome 7, MtrunA17r5.0-ANR, whole genome shotgun sequence, a single genomic window includes:
- the LOC112416655 gene encoding uncharacterized protein translates to MSISINGSQRGYFKCARGVRQGDPLSPLLFCSAEEVLSRGILKLVDDGKVELIKASRDTQIPSHCFYADDLMVYCKGKLYSLEALKDLFTRYASCSGQVINLGKSFIFSGGVSNNMLSTMVNLLGFNIGSLSFTYLGAPIFKGKPNTIHFQPIADKIKLKLASWKAYLLSIAGRVQLVKSVVQGMMKRVCADLDERRLGTKSLICLSEATNLKLCWDVLHSNETWAVIIRSRTLRGTYCIHHHIYSSIRSGIKQEFNTIKENTSWLVENGDNIQFWLDSWCRKPLIQALNLSLNQIQNLPQCISSYIQNNQWDTPNELLHAMPDLRRLVTQVTIPVQQKEDELIWCHSTNGTLSMKEVYESKKHHYPKRKWAKLIWSKDYPPSKYLMNTVQGSAYHAELCGAMKSIELAHIYHWKNLWLEVDSLLVVNAIKNNKLVP, encoded by the exons ATGTCTATTTCTATCAATGGTTCTCAACGTGGATATTTCAAGTGTGCTAGAGGGGTCAGGCAAGGAGATCCTTTATCTCCTTTACTGTTTTGTTCGGCAGAGGAAGTCCTCAGTAGGGGTATTTTGAAACTTGTAGATGATGGGAAAGTAGAATTGATAAAAGCCTCAAGAGATACTCAAATCCCCTCCCATTGCTTCTATGCAGATGATTTGATGGTTTATTGTAAAGGTAAATTGTATAGTCTTGAAGCATTAAAGGATCTTTTTACAAGGTATGCCTCTTGCTCTGGTCAAGTCATTAATCTTGgaaaatcttttattttctctgGTGGAGTTTCAAACAATATGCTAAGCACTATGGTTAACCTGCTTGGTTTCAATATTGGTTCTCTTTCTTTCACTTACCTGGGTGCTCCAATCTTTAAAGGTAAACCTAATACCATTCATTTTCAACCTATTGCTGACAAAATCAAACTTAAACTTGCTTCCTGGAAAGCCTATCTTCTATCTATTGCAGGTAGAGTCCAATTGGTTAAGTCAGTTGTACAAGGAATGATG AAGAGGGTTTGTGCTGATCTTGATGAAAGAAGGCTTGGAACAAAATCTCTGATTTGTCTTAGTGAAGCTACCAATCTCAAACTTTGCTGGGACGTATTGCATTCTAACGAGACATGGGCTGTCATcatcagaagtagaactctgaGGGGTACATATTGTATTCATCATCATATCTATTCTTCCATAAGGAGTGGAATTAAGCAGGAATTCAATACAATCAAAGAAAACACTAGTTGGCTAGTTGAAAATGGGGATAACATCCAGTTTTGGCTAGATTCCTGGTGTAGGAAGCCTCTTATACAAGCTCTTAATCTCTCTCTGAATCAGATCCAAAATCTTCCTCAATGCATCAGTAGTTATATTCAGAATAATCAGTGGGACACCCCAAATGAACTACTGCATGCTATGCCAGATTTGAGAAGGCTTGTTACTCAAGTAACCATACCAGTGCAACAAAAAGAGGATGAATTGATCTGGTGTCATAGCACTAATGGCACTTTGTCTATGAAAGAAGTTTATGAGTCCAAAAAGCATCACTATCCTAAAAGGAAATGGGCAAAGCTGATATGGTCCAAAGATTATCCTCCCTCAAAGTACCTCATG AACACTGTCCAGGGTTCTGCCTATCATGCTGAATTATGTGGTGCAATGAAATCAATTGAGTTGGCTCATATTTATCATTGGAAGAACTTATGGCTTGAAGTAGATTCATTACTGGTAGTGAATgccatcaaaaacaacaaacttGTTCCTTGA